ATGCTGATCTCTCTATATACGAACTCAGTTCTTCTCTTAATTGCTGTAAATTCACAGCTTCCTCTTTTTTGTAAGAATTTATCATTTATCAAGGTATGTGTATTTTTCTCTCCTCTTTTAATtatctgtatttttttttttttgcatatatttataaaaacgtATTAATCTGTATCAAAGCTTGTGCTATGAATAGAACCCaataagtttaaaatttttccttaaattttttcaaatttcctCTATATGTTTttgttctttatatttttaatgggGTTGCTCACGAACTATGAGAAATTCTTACATGAACCTATATAATTCGCCAcgtaaaattataaacttacATTAATTGTTCGACAAAATGTCTCCATAAATTTTGTGTTCATCTTGTGAACCGATGATGCTTTTGTTCAAAATTTTATTGGCATTATTAAATGATTGAATAATAGAAGCACTAGGAATGTCAAATCTTGATGGTAAGCTATCAATTTCTTGAGTGAAATCAACTCCATGTGCGCATTATTAACTAATCTCTATGTATTATAGCTATGGAGACACATAATAATACGGGACAGCAGAAACCGAAAGAGACACCGCCTGCTGCGAGTTCATGTCGGAAGAAGACGAACGAGAAAGCCGCGTTTTTGGAGGATTTGAAAGATCACATGGATGAGTTCATTCATGCCTCTATGGAAGATCACAAGAGTTGCTTTAAGAACACTATGCAAAAAGTTAGTCTACCCCACTTTGCAATTTAACCTCATTTTGAGATTTGATTGCTGATTTTGATGGCTAATTCGATTTGATTTTCAGATGTTTGGAATGTCCAAGATTGTTGTTGCAGAGAAGAGTGCTTCTGATCATGCAAAAGAAGTTGAGAGTTCTTTGCCTGTCCGTACGGATTAGTATAGATTTGGAACTATATAGTATGATTAAGGAGTGGTTTAACATAAATCAGATTTAGCCATCTTAGATATGTTTATTTTGTTCTATTAGGCTAATGGGACTTTTAATGATGCTTTATTTATGTCTGATTGATGATTTGGGTAATTTTGACAAAGAATTATGTTTGATCAACTATTAAATGCATGTAGTAAGTAAGAATTAATGAATTAATGAATTAATGATAGCTTGATTTGTATTTTCAGAGGCGGAACTAAGGAAATCGGGTGGATAACAGCTTCTAGTAGCCAGTTATCggttaattttttgttatttttttttaattattttactcCATCTGTTTTTCagttataatctttttttttcatattttacatctcttttcattttctGATTCGGCcgctaattttaaatataaatttttctatCCTCTCTTAGAGCATGTCAATTGCATGTtctattttttatgttatttttaacacaaaataagataaaatactatatataaCACATATTATTGAATTTCACTACATTgaaaaatgctaaatttataattttataagtgattatCTTTGTTCATggcaaatttataaataatttaaatttattataatttggcatatgctaaattttttaacaaatctaaaataaaatttagcatatgctaaatttagcacatgaaataAAAGTCGATGGAAATATATATGATCTGtgtgtttttattttcatgTGGATCATTCGTCATCAAAAGCTCAGATCACTTTGTCATTTATATATGATCCGTTGTTAGTAATCATTTTATATAGgcaaaagatttaaaaaaatacacaccttttaacttttttaaaagacTAAATAATAGAAAAACGCCAAATTTTTACGATTTGttacaatttaaactaaattttttaatttttcgagtaatagtcaaattgtattttttggtTGCATAATAGCCAAACttggttttttttgttgcaaATTTACCATcaatatgattattattttaacaaaaaataatacaatttggttattattataaaaattaaaagatttaatttaaactgcaacaagtcgtaaaggtttgactttttttcaccattagatttttataattatatcttaatcttttaaaattgtcaattttgtccaaattattacctttcatttttaattgtatccaattttatgattttatactcTTTCATTTGAATAAAGTAATTTAAGAACACCCTTatgaatgacttatttgaattttttttttatttaaaaaaatcaaaataaatgacttatctgaacttttttttaatggagAGTTTAATGGCGATATTTTCAGAGCGAGTTTTGGTATGAACAaagcaacttttaaaattttgacaacACTATCCTTTTATAATCAgtcaactatttttttttattggtttaatatttttatttctaaattaaCTTTGTTTTTTTGGAAAGTAATCAAAATGATATCCCACAAgcgaaaacataaaaaattccATATATGCTATTCATACCTTGTTGgaaaattattgaatttaaaaattaaaaaagaaaaaagtgccttgtaacttgaaatgagaagatagagagttttgtggttttcccacattgcttaggaaaactcaatacattgggtttataaacttggtctttctcatatgggtttgggccccaaggggtacccagttttgtgaacgggctaggagttacatcctacccgatttaccacacacgcgcgcCGGCCGGCCTGGGTTGGGTTGTTCGGTTCGgctagcactttattttttgcatacaaaagta
This window of the Mercurialis annua linkage group LG5, ddMerAnnu1.2, whole genome shotgun sequence genome carries:
- the LOC126683268 gene encoding uncharacterized protein LOC126683268, whose translation is METHNNTGQQKPKETPPAASSCRKKTNEKAAFLEDLKDHMDEFIHASMEDHKSCFKNTMQKMFGMSKIVVAEKSASDHAKEVESSLPVRTD